One genomic window of Struthio camelus isolate bStrCam1 chromosome 1, bStrCam1.hap1, whole genome shotgun sequence includes the following:
- the LOC104145817 gene encoding histone H2B 1/2/3/4/6 has product MPEPAKSAPAPKKGSKKAVTKTQKKGDKKRKKSRKESYSIYVYKVLKQVHPDTGISSKAMGIMNSFVNDIFERIAGEASRLAHYNKRSTITSREIQTAVRLLLPGELAKHAVSEGTKAVTKYTSSK; this is encoded by the coding sequence ATGCCTGAGCCGGCCAAATCTGCGCCCGCGCCCAAGAAGGGCTCCAAGAAGGCGGTCACCAAGACGCAGAAGAAGGGCGACAAGAAGCGCAAGAAGAGCCGCAAGGAGAGCTACTCGATCTACGTGTACAAGGTGCTGAAGCAGGTGCACCCCGACACGGGCATCTCGTCCAAGGCCATGGGCATCATGAACTCCTTCGTCAACGACATCTTCGAGCGCATCGCCGGCGAGGCGTCGCGCCTGGCGCACTACAACAAGCGCTCCACCATCACCTCGCGGGAGATCCAGACGGCCGTGCGGCTCCTGCTGCCCGGCGAGCTGGCCAAGCACGCCGTCTCCGAGGGCACCAAGGCTGTCACCAAGTACACCAGCTCTAAGTAG
- the LOC104145837 gene encoding histone H1.01-like — protein MSETAPAAAAEPPAKAAAKKPKKAAGGSKARKPSGPSVTELITKAVSASKERKGLSLAALKKALAAGGYDVEKNNSRIKLGLKSLVSKGTLVQTKGTGASGSFRLNKRPGETKEKAPKKRAAAAKPKKPAAKKPASAAKKPKKAAAVKKSPKKAKKPAAAAAKKAAKSPKKAAKAAKPKKAAKSPAKAKAVKPKPAKPKATKAAPKRK, from the coding sequence ATGTCCGAGACCGCGCCCGCCGCTGCAGCGGAGCCCCCGGCCAAGGCCGCCGCCAAGAAGCCGAAgaaggcggcgggcggctccaAAGCCCGCAAGCCCTCGGGCCCCAGCGTCACCGAGCTGATCACCAAGGCCGTGTCCGCCTCCAAGGAGCGCAAGGGGCTCTCGCTGGCCGCGCTCAAGAAGGCGCTGGCCGCCGGCGGCTACGACGTGGAGAAGAACAACAGCCGCATCAAGCTGGGGCTCAAGAGCCTCGTCAGCAAGGGCACCCTGGTGCAGACCAAGGGCACCGGCGCCTCCGGCTCCTTCCGCCTCAACAAGAGACCTGGAGAAACGAAAGAAAAAGCCCCGAAGAAGCGGGCAGCGGCAGCCAAGCCCAAGAAGCCGGCGGCCAAGAAGCCCGCGAGCGCCGCCAAGAAGCCCAAGAAGGCGGCGGCGGTGAAGAAGAGCCCCAAGAAGGCGAAgaagccggcggccgccgcggccaagAAAGCGGCCAAGAGCCCCAAGAAGGCGGCCAAGGCTGCGAAGCCCAAGAAGGCAGCGAAGAGCCCGGCCAAGGCGAAGGCGGTGAAGCCCAAGCCTGCCAAGCCCAAGGCGACGAAGGCGGCGCCTAAGAGGAAGTAA
- the LOC104145844 gene encoding histone H2A type 2-C — MSGRGKQGGKARAKAKSRSSRAGLQFPVGRVHRLLRKGNYAERVGAGAPVYLAAVLEYLTAEILELAGNAARDNKKTRIIPRHLQLAIRNDEELNKLLGKVTIAQGGVLPNIQAVLLPKKTESHKAKSK, encoded by the coding sequence ATGTCGGGGCGCGGGAAGCAGGGCGGCAAGGCGCGGGCCAAGGCCAAGTCGCGCTCGTCGCGGGCCGGGCTGCAGTTCCCCGTGGGCCGCGTGCACCGGCTGCTGCGCAAGGGCAACTACGCGGAGCGGGTGGGCGCCGGCGCGCCCGTGTACCTGGCGGCCGTGCTGGAGTACCTGACGGCCGAGATCCTGGAGCTGGCGGGCAACGCGGCGCGCGACAACAAGAAGACGCGCATCATCCCCCGCCACCTGCAGCTCGCCATCCGCAACGACGAGGAGCTCAACAAGCTGCTGGGCAAGGTGACCATCGCGCAGGGCGGCGTGCTGCCCAACATCCAGGCCGTGCTGCTGCCCAAGAAGACCGAGAGCCACAAAGCCAAGAGCaaataa
- the LOC138066823 gene encoding histone H4, which produces MSGRGKGGKGLGKGGAKRHRKVLRDNIQGITKPAIRRLARRGGVKRISGLIYEETRGVLKVFLENVIRDAVTYTEHAKRKTVTAMDVVYALKRQGRTLYGFGG; this is translated from the coding sequence ATGTCTGGCAGAGGCAAGGGCGGGAAGGGGCTCGGCAAGGGGGGCGCCAAGCGCCACCGCAAGGTGCTGCGCGACAACATCCAGGGCATCACCAAGCCGGCCATCCGCcgcctggcgcggcgcggcggcgtcaAGCGCATCTCGGGGCTCATCTACGAGGAGACGCGCGGCGTGCTCAAGGTCTTCCTGGAGAACGTCATCCGCGACGCCGTCACCTACACGGAGCACGCCAAGCGCAAGACGGTCACGGCCATGGACGTGGTCTACGCGCTCAAGCGCCAGGGACGCACCCTCTACGGCTTCGGCGGCTAA
- the LOC138066821 gene encoding histone H3-like, which translates to MLSSSFSFSQKTAERSMARTKQTARKSTGGKAPRKQLATKAARKSAPATGGVKKPHRYRPGTVALREIRRYQKSTELLIRKLPFQRLVREIAQDFKTDLRFQSSAVMALQEASEAYLVGLFEDTNLCAIHAKRVTIMPKDIQLARRIRGERA; encoded by the coding sequence ATGCTCAgcagctctttttccttttctcaaaaaACTGCGGAGAGGTCAATGGCGCGGACGAAGCAGACGGCGCGTAAGTCGACGGGCGGGAAGGCGCCGCGCAAGCAGCTGGCCACCAAGGCGGCCCGCAAGAGCGCGCCGGCCACGGGCGGCGTGAAGAAGCCGCACCGCTACCGGCCCGGCACGGTGGCGCTGCGCGAGATCCGGCGCTACCAGAAGTCGACGGAGCTGCTGATCCGCAAGCTGCCCTTCCAGCGCCTGGTGCGCGAGATCGCGCAGGACTTCAAGACGGACCTGCGCTTCCAGAGCTCGGCCGTCATGGCGCTGCAGGAGGCCAGCGAGGCCTACCTGGTGGGGCTCTTCGAGGACACCAACCTCTGCGCCATCCACGCCAAGCGCGTCACCATCATGCCCAAGGACATCCAGCTCGCCCGCCGCATCCGCGGCGAGCGCGCCTGA
- the LOC104145812 gene encoding histone H3, whose amino-acid sequence MARTKQTARKSTGGKAPRKQLATKAARKSAPATGGVKKPHRYRPGTVALREIRRYQKSTELLIRKLPFQRLVREIAQDFKTDLRFQSSAVMALQEASEAYLVGLFEDTNLCAIHAKRVTIMPKDIQLARRIRGERA is encoded by the coding sequence ATGGCGCGGACGAAGCAGACGGCGCGTAAGTCGACGGGCGGGAAGGCGCCGCGCAAGCAGCTGGCCACCAAGGCGGCCCGCAAGAGCGCGCCGGCCACGGGCGGCGTGAAGAAGCCGCACCGCTACCGGCCCGGCACGGTGGCGCTGCGCGAGATCCGGCGCTACCAGAAGTCGACGGAGCTGCTGATCCGCAAGCTGCCCTTCCAGCGCCTGGTGCGCGAGATCGCGCAGGACTTCAAGACGGACCTGCGCTTCCAGAGCTCGGCCGTCATGGCGCTGCAGGAGGCCAGCGAGGCCTACCTGGTGGGGCTCTTCGAGGACACCAACCTCTGCGCCATCCACGCCAAGCGCGTCACCATCATGCCCAAGGACATCCAGCTCGCCCGCCGCATCCGCGGCGAGCGCGCCTGA
- the LOC104145811 gene encoding histone H2B 8, which translates to MPEPAKSAPAPKKGSKKAVTKTQKKGDKKRRKTRKESYSIYVYKVLKQVHPDTGISSKAMGIMNSFVNDIFERIAGEASRLAHYNKRSTITSREIQTAVRLLLPGELAKHAVSEGTKAVTKYTSSK; encoded by the coding sequence ATGCCGGAACCCGCCAAATCAGCTCCTGCTCCCAAGAAGGGCTCCAAGAAGGCGGTCACCAAGACGCAGAAGAAAGGTGACAAGAAACGTAGAAAGACAAGGAAAGAGAGCTACTCGATCTACGTGTACAAGGTGCTGAAGCAGGTGCACCCCGACACGGGCATCTCGTCCAAGGCCATGGGCATCATGAACTCCTTCGTCAACGACATCTTCGAGCGCATCGCCGGCGAGGCGTCGCGCCTGGCGCACTACAACAAGCGCTCCACCATCACCTCGCGGGAGATCCAGACGGCCGTGCGGCTCCTGCTGCCCGGCGAGCTGGCCAAGCACGCCGTCTCCGAGGGCACCAAGGCTGTCACCAAGTACACCAGCTCCAAGTAG
- the LOC104145843 gene encoding histone H1 yields the protein MSETAPVAAPAVSAPGAKAAAKKPKKAAGGSKARKPSGPSVTELITKAVSASKERKGLSLAALKKALAAGGYDVEKNNSRIKLGLKSLVSKGTLVQTKGTGASGSFKLNKKPGETKEKATKKKPAAKPKKPAAKKPASAAKKPKKAAAVKKSPKKAKKPAAAAAKKAAKSPKKAAKAGRPKKAAKSPAKAKAVKPKPAKPKAAKPKAAKAKKAAPKKK from the coding sequence ATGTCGGAGACCGCGCCTGTTGCCGCTCCCGCTGTCTCCGCTCCCGGGGCAAAAGCGGCCGCCAAGAAGCCGAAgaaggcggcgggcggctccaAAGCCCGCAAGCCCTCGGGCCCCAGCGTCACCGAGCTGATCACCAAGGCCGTGTCCGCCTCCAAGGAGCGCAAGGGGCTCTCGCTGGCCGCGCTCAAGAAGGCGCTGGCCGCCGGCGGCTACGACGTGGAGAAGAACAACAGCCGCATCAAGCTGGGGCTCAAGAGCCTCGTCAGCAAGGGCACCCTGGTGCAGACCAAGGGCACCGGCGCCTCTGGCTCTTTCAAGCTGAACAAGAAGCCGGGCGAGACCAAAGAGAAGGCAACCAAGAAGAAGCCGGCAGCCAAGCCCAAGAAGCCGGCGGCCAAGAAGCCCGCGAGCGCCGCCAAGAAGCCCAAGAAGGCGGCGGCGGTGAAGAAGAGCCCCAAGAAGGCGAAgaagccggcggccgccgcggccaagAAAGCGGCCAAGAGCCCCAAGAAGGCGGCCAAGGCTGGTCGCCCCAAGAAGGCAGCGAAGAGCCCGGCCAAGGCGAAGGCGGTGAAGCCCAAGCCTGCCAAGCCCAAGGCGGCCAAGCCCAAGGCggccaaggcaaagaaggcagcGCCCAAGAAGAAGTAA
- the LOC104137766 gene encoding histone H3 — protein sequence MARTKQTARKSTGGKAPRKQLATKAARKSAPATGGVKKPHRYRPGTVALREIRRYQKSTELLIRKLPFQRLVREIAQDFKTDLRFQSSAVMALQEASEAYLVGLFEDTNLCAIHAKRVTIMPKDIQLARRIRGERA from the coding sequence ATGGCGCGGACGAAGCAGACGGCGCGTAAGTCGACGGGCGGGAAGGCGCCGCGCAAGCAGCTGGCCACCAAGGCGGCCCGCAAGAGCGCGCCGGCCACGGGCGGCGTGAAGAAGCCGCACCGCTACCGGCCCGGCACAGTGGCGCTGCGCGAGATCCGGCGCTACCAGAAGTCGACGGAGCTGCTGATCCGCAAGCTGCCCTTCCAGCGCCTGGTGCGCGAGATCGCGCAGGACTTCAAGACGGACCTGCGCTTCCAGAGCTCGGCCGTCATGGCGCTGCAGGAGGCCAGCGAGGCCTACCTGGTGGGGCTCTTCGAGGACACCAACCTCTGCGCCATCCACGCCAAGCGCGTCACCATCATGCCCAAGGACATCCAGCTCGCCCGCCGCATCCGCGGCGAGCGCGCCTGA
- the LOC104145810 gene encoding histone H2A-IV translates to MSGRGKQGGKARAKAKSRSSRAGLQFPVGRVHRLLRKGNYVERVGAGAPVYLAAVLEYLTAEILELAGNAARDNKKTRIIPRHLQLAIRNDEELNKLLGKVTIAQGGVLPNIQAVLLPKKTDSHKAKAK, encoded by the coding sequence ATGTCGGGCCGTGGGAAGCAGGGCGGCAAGGCGCGGGCCAAGGCCAAGTCGCGCTCGTCGCGGGCCGGGCTGCAGTTCCCCGTGGGCCGCGTGCACCGGCTGCTGCGCAAGGGCAACTACGTGGAGCGGGTGGGCGCCGGCGCGCCCGTGTACCTGGCGGCCGTGCTGGAGTACCTGACGGCCGAGATCCTGGAGCTGGCGGGCAACGCGGCGCGCGACAACAAGAAGACGCGCATCATCCCCCGCCACCTGCAGCTCGCCATCCGCAACGACGAGGAGCTCAACAAGCTGCTGGGCAAGGTGACCATCGCGCAGGGCGGCGTGCTGCCCAACATCCAGGCCGTGCTGCTGCCCAAGAAGACCGACAGCCACAAGGCCAAAGCCAAGTGA